From the genome of Argentina anserina chromosome 4, drPotAnse1.1, whole genome shotgun sequence, one region includes:
- the LOC126791441 gene encoding uncharacterized protein LOC126791441, whose protein sequence is MACRTALRSAMLIEAWRPVHLTRSSVSASFGTRTGFSSPRLTRHFRFARPRHLSSSHNENQPALPDDEQGPPQEAILKAISEVSRTEGRVGQTTNVVIGGTVADDSTNEWLDLDQKVNSYPTVRGFTAIGTGGDDFVEAMVVAVESVLQQPVPEGRVKQKLSSGGKYVSVNIGPVQVISSEQVQAVYNAMRRDDRMKYFL, encoded by the exons ATGGCTTGCAGAACAGCCTTGCGTTCCGCTATGCTAATAGAAGCGTGGCGTCCCGTTCATCTCACTCGGAGCTCCGTTTCCGCCTCCTTCGGAACCCGAACTGGCTTCTCCTCTCCCCGCCTGACCCGACACTTCCGCTTCGCCAGACCACGTCACCTCAGTTCCTCCCACAACGAAAACCAACCCGCTCTCCCCGACGACGAACAGGGCCCACCTCAAGAAGCCATTCTCAAAGCCATTTCAG AGGTGTCTAGAACTGAAGGCAGAGTTGGGCAGACGACGAATGTGGTGATTGGAGGCACGGTGGCCGATGATTCCACCAATGAATGGCTCGACTTGGATCAGAAG GTAAATTCGTACCCAACTGTTAGAGGATTCACAGCTATAGGAACCGGAGGGGATGATTTTGTAGAAGCTATGGTTGTTGCTGTGGAATCCGTACTTCAACAACCTGTTCCTGAG GGTCGTGTGAAGCAGAAATTATCATCAGGAGGCAAATATGTGTCTGTAAACATTGGTCCTGTTCAAGTCATTTCTAGTGAACAG GTCCAAGCCGTATACAATGCAATGAGAAGAGATGATCGGATGAAATACTTTTTGTAG
- the LOC126790903 gene encoding alpha-ketoglutarate-dependent dioxygenase alkB, whose product MYGSDLRDGDLERTAFRKAEKKYKLYYQDTYRTAKKKKQPKPVDLSEVLDFKSILESCDQNYELPPGIVPVRCGLDRPVFSIEDRSGFYFIPEALTIEQQCQWIKESLTSFPQPPNRTNHNAFYGPINDLFIAAKERKMLVAEENSNFECNPSISVKDAQSWKFFEEHEALSKGNSCKSISASVLLRKLRWSTLGLQFDWSKRNYDISLPHKKIPDTLCQLAKKLAAPAMPLGEDFKPEAAIVNYFGLGDMLGGHLDDMEADWSKPIVSMSLGCKAIFLLGGKLKEDPPLAMFLRSGDVVLMAGEARECFHGVPRIFTDSENADIVPLEQQLSHEDDSSLLEYIQTSRININIRQVF is encoded by the exons ATGTACGGATCCGACCTCCGGGACGGAGATTTAGAGCGAACGGCTTTCCGAAAAGCCGAGAAGAAGTACAAGCTCTATTACCAAGACACCTACAGAACCGCCAAGAA GAAGAAGCAACCGAAGCCGGTGGATTTATCGGAGGTTCTGGATTTCAAGTCCATTCTGGAATCGTGTGATCAAAACTATGAGCTTCCACCTGGAATTGTTCCAGTCCGGTGCGGTCTGGACCGTCCGGTTTTCTCAATAGAGGATCGCTCAG GATTTTATTTCATTCCAGAAGCACTGACTATAGAACAACAATGCCAATGGATAAAGGAGAGTTTAACCAGCTTTCCACAACCTCCTAACAGAACAAATCACAATGCTTTTTATGGGCCTATAAATGATTTATTTATTGCAGCAAAGGAGAGAAAAATGTTAGTTGCAGAAGAgaattcaaattttgaatGTAATCCATCTATCAGCGTTAAAGATGCTCAATCATGGAAGTTCTTTGAGGAACATGAAGCATTGTCAAAAGGAAACTCATGCAAATCAATCTCAGCTTCAGTTCTATTGCGGAAACTGCGTTGGAGCACCCTTGGCCTGCAATTTGACTGGTCCAAG CGAAATTATGATATATCTCTCCCACATAAGAAGATCCCTGATACACTCTGTCAACTGGCTAAAAAGCTGGCAGCACCTGCAATGCCCTTAGGGGAAGATTTCAAGCCTGAAGCTGCAATTGTGAACTACTTTGGCTTAG GCGATATGCTTGGGGGGCACTTGGATGACATGGAAGCTGATTGGAGTAAGCCTATTGTAAGCATGAG TTTAGGCTGCAAAGCAATTTTCCTTCTGGGAGGAAAGCTTAAAGAGGATCCTCCATTAGCAATGTTCCTTCGAAGTGGTGATGTGGTACTCATGGCCGGAGAAGCTAGAGAATGCTTTCATG GCGTGCCTCGGATATTTACAGACAGTGAAAATGCTGACATTGTGCCTCTTGAGCAGCAGTTGTCACACGAGGATGATTCAAGTCTTTTAGAATACATCCAAACTTCAAGAATCAACATCAACATAAGACAAGTATTCTGA